A genomic segment from Actinoplanes sichuanensis encodes:
- the xseA gene encoding exodeoxyribonuclease VII large subunit: protein MNEPESAPRSSADEPWPVRVVSQKITAWISRLGWVWVDGQVAQISRRPGSNVVFLTLRDPSADLSLTVTTSHDVLHAGAPELAEGARVTLHAKPEFYPGRGTLSLRADEIRQVGIGELLARLEKLKRLLAAEGLFARERKRRLPFLPGRVGLITGRASAAERDVLMNTRRRWPSVDFRVINVPVQGPTAVAQIIDALKVLDGDDTVDVIVIARGGGSVEDLLPFSDEALCRAVFAARTPVVSAIGHETDAPLLDYVADLRASTPTDAAKRIVPDLADEQRLIAQARGRLDRAVLGLIDRERHRIEAWQSRPVLARPEALIGQRGVEVTALRDRAGRSLEHRIRRADDALEHTVARLRALSPAKTLERGYAIVQRSDGQVVRAAGEVAADDILRVRLADGELRAAVMES from the coding sequence GTGAACGAGCCCGAGAGCGCGCCGCGCAGTTCCGCCGACGAGCCGTGGCCGGTCCGTGTGGTGAGTCAGAAGATCACCGCCTGGATCAGCCGGCTCGGCTGGGTGTGGGTCGACGGGCAGGTCGCGCAGATCAGCCGCCGCCCGGGGTCGAATGTGGTTTTCCTGACCTTGCGTGACCCGTCGGCCGATCTGAGCCTGACCGTCACGACCAGCCACGACGTGCTGCACGCGGGGGCGCCGGAGCTGGCCGAGGGCGCCCGGGTGACGTTGCATGCCAAACCCGAGTTCTATCCGGGCCGCGGCACGCTGAGTCTGCGGGCCGACGAGATCCGTCAGGTCGGCATCGGTGAGTTGCTGGCCCGTCTGGAGAAACTGAAACGGCTGCTCGCCGCGGAGGGCCTGTTCGCCCGGGAGCGCAAGCGGCGGCTGCCGTTCCTGCCGGGCCGGGTCGGTCTGATCACTGGGCGGGCCAGTGCCGCCGAGCGTGACGTGTTGATGAACACGCGTCGGCGCTGGCCGTCGGTCGACTTCCGGGTGATCAACGTGCCGGTGCAGGGGCCGACCGCGGTGGCGCAGATCATCGACGCGTTGAAGGTGCTCGACGGCGATGACACGGTCGACGTGATCGTGATCGCGCGGGGTGGGGGCAGTGTCGAGGATCTGCTGCCGTTCTCCGATGAGGCGCTGTGTCGGGCGGTGTTCGCCGCCCGCACCCCGGTGGTCAGCGCGATCGGCCACGAGACCGATGCGCCGCTGCTCGACTATGTGGCCGACCTGCGGGCGTCGACGCCGACCGACGCGGCGAAACGGATCGTGCCCGATCTGGCCGACGAGCAGCGGCTGATCGCGCAGGCGCGGGGTCGGCTCGACCGGGCGGTGCTCGGCCTGATCGACCGGGAGCGGCACCGGATCGAGGCGTGGCAGTCGCGGCCGGTGCTGGCCCGGCCGGAGGCGCTGATCGGTCAGCGGGGTGTCGAGGTGACGGCGTTGCGTGACCGGGCCGGCCGCAGTCTGGAGCATCGGATCCGCCGGGCCGACGACGCGTTGGAGCACACCGTGGCCCGGCTGCGGGCGTTGTCTCCGGCGAAGACGCTGGAGCGGGGTTACGCGATCGTGCAGCGTTCCGACGGCCAAGTGGTCCGTGCCGCCGGCGAGGTGGCGGCGGACGACATTCTTCGGGTCCGGCTCGCCGACGGTGAGCTGCGAGCAGCGGTTATGGAGAGCTGA
- a CDS encoding exodeoxyribonuclease VII small subunit codes for MSDEKLSYEQARTELASVVERLEQGGGTLEESLALWERGEKLADVCHRWLDGARERIEAARAARADD; via the coding sequence ATGAGCGACGAGAAACTGTCCTACGAGCAGGCCCGCACCGAGCTGGCGTCGGTGGTGGAGCGGCTGGAGCAGGGTGGCGGCACGCTGGAGGAGTCGCTGGCGTTGTGGGAGCGCGGCGAGAAACTGGCGGACGTCTGTCACCGCTGGCTGGACGGGGCGCGGGAGCGGATCGAGGCGGCCCGCGCGGCCCGCGCCGACGATTAG
- a CDS encoding DUF4245 domain-containing protein, producing the protein MGFVEPASESPAPAASPRLAAREERRPRDMILSLLVLLVPIALFLTFYRVVLDGDKPISVDPTSSIELATREFPVAQPTGLGDGWHVTSANFRREDTGATLRLGYVDPDDKPILLVQSTIAPATLVPAEVGAEGQRTGAYRSGERTWMRYTGRESETALILTEQTRTIVIIGNSADTTNLEKLAASL; encoded by the coding sequence ATGGGGTTCGTGGAACCTGCCTCCGAATCGCCCGCACCCGCCGCCTCACCGCGCCTCGCCGCCCGCGAGGAGCGCCGCCCGCGCGACATGATCCTGTCCCTGCTGGTGCTGCTGGTGCCGATCGCGCTGTTCCTCACCTTCTACCGGGTCGTCCTCGACGGCGACAAGCCGATCTCGGTCGACCCGACGTCGTCGATCGAGCTGGCCACCCGTGAGTTCCCGGTCGCCCAGCCGACCGGGCTCGGCGACGGCTGGCACGTGACGTCGGCCAACTTCCGCCGCGAGGACACCGGCGCCACCCTGCGTCTCGGCTACGTCGACCCCGACGACAAGCCGATCCTGCTGGTGCAGAGCACCATCGCACCGGCCACCCTGGTCCCGGCCGAGGTCGGCGCGGAGGGGCAGCGGACCGGCGCCTACCGCAGCGGCGAGCGCACCTGGATGCGATACACCGGCCGGGAGAGCGAGACCGCACTGATCCTCACCGAGCAGACCAGGACCATCGTGATCATCGGCAACAGCGCCGACACCACGAACCTGGAGAAGCTGGCCGCGTCGCTCTAA